From the Acidobacteriota bacterium genome, the window CGTCGGACCGGAGGCCATCCGGCGCCTCTGGCGGCTGGCCGCCGGCGCGGAGGTCACGGTGCTGCGAGCCGCCGACGGCGCCCATCCCCTGTTCGGCGTGTATCGGCGCAGCTGCCTGCCCGCCATTCAGCGGGCCATTGAACAGGGGCAGCACCGGATGACCAGCTTCTGGGATGCGCTCCCGGTCCGCGTGATCGACGTGGGCGACAACCCGTTCTGGGCCCGGGTGCTGTTCAACGTCAACACGCCCGCCGATTACCGCCGCGCCCTGCGCATCCGCGCGGAGAGTGCAACCGGCGATTGACCGTCGGCCGCCAACCGAGCGCGGTGCAGGCGGCTTGTCTAAGGAAGAACGGGGATGGCGGAGGCGGCTTCCGGCGGTTGGTTGGTCACCAGGCACAGCGGGTTGGCGTACATGCCGGGGATCATGTCTCCCAGCGAACGGGCCCGGATCGACAGGAACGGCCGCTCCGCCAGAACCCGGTGGGGGATGCCCGCCTGCTCAAGCACCGCCAGCTTGTCTTTGCGCATGAGGCAGTAAATGGTTTGCCGGCGCTGGAAGAAATTGTGGATCTCGCCGTCATAAAACAACTCGAGGATGGGCCGGCGGGTGTAATAACACAGGGAGGGCAGCGCCGTGTCAAAATACGCCACGTAATCATCGGGCCGGGCGCGTTCGTTGATCATCGCGGCCAGTTGGGGCACCTGCCGGAATTTTTCCAGAGCCGGAACCACCTCATACACCAGGAACAGACAGGATACGTACACCCCGGCGAGCGGCAGCGCCAGGGCCACCCGCCACCGGCGGTCGCCCGACCAGATCCAGCCGAGCACCATGAGGCCCGCCATGACCGGCAGAGTGATGGTGAGCAGCAGGTGACGGTCGAGAATCTGCCGGCCCACCACGTACGACAGCAGCACGACGCCCAGGCCGAGCAGGAACACCCCCCGGAGCACCCACGGGACCCATGCCGGCGGTTTGGCGGCTCCGGCCAAGCGATGCCCCAGCCACGCCAGCGCGATCGCCGCCGCCGGATAGGAGGGTAGGATGTAGTACTCCTGCTTGTTCTTGGACAGGCTGAAGAACAGGATCGGCACGGCGAACCAGATCAGCAGCAGCACAAGCCGGGACTTGTCCCGTTCGTCCAGCTCCGGCCAGTGGCGGCGCCACACCACCACTCCCGCCACGAACAGCAGGCTCCATGGCGCGAAATCAGCCAGGAAAATGGGCAGGTAATAAAATGGTCCCCGCTGCGGCCCGAAATCCTCGACGGTGAAGCGGCCGAAATTTTCCACCACCAGCAGGCGGTAGATCGTGTCAACGCTCAGTGTGCGGGCCAGGCCGACGTACCAGGGGAGCACGATCAGAGCAAAGGCGACGACAGCCAAGGCGACGGCGCCCCAGGGGACATGCGGCCATTCCCGGCGCCACACCAGGTAGGCCGCGGCGATGATCAGGGGCAGGGCCACCGCCACCGGCCCCTTGTCCATGAACCCCAGGCCGAGGCAGACACCCATCCAGATCAGATCGCCGGGACGCCGCGCCTCCAGATAGGCGTGCAGGTAGAACACCGCGGCCGTTACGCAGAACAGCAACACCATGTCGATGACGCTCCGCCGGCCCATCACGAAAATCCGGGGGGTCAGCGCCGTGATGGCGGCGGCGGCCCAGGCGACGGACCGACTCATGGTCAGCCGGAATGCCAGCTGCCAAACCACCAGCAGCGTCGCCAGTGCAAACGCGGCGATGACCAGCCGCTGCGACCACACGCTCACGCCGCCCAGGCGGTACGCAACGATCACCAGCCAGTAAGCCAGCGGCGGCTTGTTGAGGCGGGGCTGGTAGTTGAAGGTGGGCACGAGGTGGGTGCCGTGCTCCATCATCTCGCGGGGCGTCTCAACGTAGAACGCCTCATTGGAATCCCAGATGCTCGAGGTGCCTGCGTGGATCAGGTAGAGGGCCGCCAGCAGGGCCGCCAAGGCCAGCGCGACGGGTTTGCGCCCCAGAATCTCCTCGATGTGCACGATATCTCTCTCCACCTGTGCCTGGCTGGCGACGGTCCCGACGGGGCGCCAGGCCGCCACCCGTTGCGGCCGCGTGATGCGCCGCGGATCAGAAGCTGCAGCTCAGCGTCACCCCTCCCCACAGGGCATCCGCCTCGCCGTCCCAGTTGATGCCACGCAGCGCCTCCTTGCTCTGCGTGGTCAGCGGGAACGAATACGCGATCTGGCCGTCCAGGCTGAACCGCTCGCCCAGGGGGACCGACAGGGCAGTGTAAAGCTCCAAATTGTAGAACTGGGTGAATGGCTCGCCATCCGATCCGGACCCCATGACCTTGTGCCGGATGTTGAAGCCCATGTTGGCGCCCGTCGCCAGCTCTACGTCCCGGGGCAGGGTCCAGACACGTTCCAGGGTGCCCTGCACAAAGGCGCCGTCCCCTTCGTCGAAATCGTAGTAGACCGCCACCTTGGGCGACACCCACCCCTCGTGGCCGACGCTGACAAACACCTCCTGGGTGGACGGATAATTCGCGATCCAATACATGATGTACCCGGCTTCCAGCTGGAGGCCCCGCCACTCCCACGCACGTCCGACATTGAAATCGATCTCGTTGGAGTCGCCGCTCCCGGGTTCCAGATTGGACCAGATGCCGGCATACCACCCGGACACATCGACCGTCACCTCCGGCTGCAGTACGACGCCCTCGCTCAGCAGCTGACCCCGCCAGAAGTAGCGGGAACAGAAGCCCACCGCGGCCTCACCCGTGACCTCGGCGGCGCACACGGCGCCGGTCGCGCCGGCGGCGACGATCAGCGC encodes:
- a CDS encoding glycosyltransferase family 39 protein gives rise to the protein MERDIVHIEEILGRKPVALALAALLAALYLIHAGTSSIWDSNEAFYVETPREMMEHGTHLVPTFNYQPRLNKPPLAYWLVIVAYRLGGVSVWSQRLVIAAFALATLLVVWQLAFRLTMSRSVAWAAAAITALTPRIFVMGRRSVIDMVLLFCVTAAVFYLHAYLEARRPGDLIWMGVCLGLGFMDKGPVAVALPLIIAAAYLVWRREWPHVPWGAVALAVVAFALIVLPWYVGLARTLSVDTIYRLLVVENFGRFTVEDFGPQRGPFYYLPIFLADFAPWSLLFVAGVVVWRRHWPELDERDKSRLVLLLIWFAVPILFFSLSKNKQEYYILPSYPAAAIALAWLGHRLAGAAKPPAWVPWVLRGVFLLGLGVVLLSYVVGRQILDRHLLLTITLPVMAGLMVLGWIWSGDRRWRVALALPLAGVYVSCLFLVYEVVPALEKFRQVPQLAAMINERARPDDYVAYFDTALPSLCYYTRRPILELFYDGEIHNFFQRRQTIYCLMRKDKLAVLEQAGIPHRVLAERPFLSIRARSLGDMIPGMYANPLCLVTNQPPEAASAIPVLP